Genomic window (Paraglaciecola psychrophila 170):
TTTAGCGTTCTCATCAGCATGAATACCTGCCTTAGTCTGGACTATTTGCTGACCTACTTTTTGTACATTTTTAAACCCATGGGCTAAGCGCATTTTTTTTAAATTAAATACAAATTTCTGTGTCCATTGATATTCGCTGAACTGTGACTCGGGTCTGCCTAACCAATATGCAATAAAATCACCTAACTCACTGGTTGTGTAATCATAATCAATAATACCTAGTAGTTTAGCCAAATCTGTGATTAGTTTCTTATTTGGTAGCCATTCAAGATGCATTGAATGCCAATTAAGATGTAACTTTGAATACTCATCTACCTGCATCGTAGTCAAAGGTAGATTAAGTGTTTTACCATTAAAGCTGTGGTTAAGCTCGACCTCGTCCACAAAATTAACTAAACCCACACTTAACAGCTCTTTTATTAAGCTGTTAACTTGTCGACCTAAAGTGAAATTTTCTTCTTTAGCATTTAAAATGGATAACATAGATTTGTAGTTTAATGGTGAAGTTACACCACTTGTCTGACTGGCTGTTGGTTTTATTCCAAGGATATACAACACACGAGCGTCATTACTTAAAGGCTGAAGTAGGGCGGCTTGTTCTGATTTATTAAATTGCATTGGATCGTTATGCTATTTGTTGATTATTTTTAAGCCAGTTTTTAAGCCATTTAACTGCAGCATCTTCAGGGATAGGATGATTAAGCACATCTATATGCAGGGCAGGGAACAACAGTTCTGCGTTTGCTTTGAGCATTATATTTTCTATGTGTATGGAGCCGTGACAGAAGGTGTCATAACTGCTATCTCCTAAGCCAACAACTAAAAATGGCGTGTTTAAAGTTTGGGTTTTTAATTGTTCAGCAAAAGGTTGAATATTGTCAGGTAAGTCACCGGCACCATGGGTAGAAGTACAAATTAGCCAAATGGCAGTTTGATCTAATTCTGATAACTGTGGGGTTAAATGAATTTCAGCACTATGCTCATAATTCAACAATATTTCTTGTAATGCGTCAGCCACATATTCACTCGCGCCTAATACACTGCCTACTATAATTTCAAACTTAGCCATTTATTTACTACGTAGTTTCTTTGGTTTTAGTATTGTACATTGTGGTTAAGAGATCTCCATGC
Coding sequences:
- a CDS encoding DnaT-like ssDNA-binding domain-containing protein, with protein sequence MQFNKSEQAALLQPLSNDARVLYILGIKPTASQTSGVTSPLNYKSMLSILNAKEENFTLGRQVNSLIKELLSVGLVNFVDEVELNHSFNGKTLNLPLTTMQVDEYSKLHLNWHSMHLEWLPNKKLITDLAKLLGIIDYDYTTSELGDFIAYWLGRPESQFSEYQWTQKFVFNLKKMRLAHGFKNVQKVGQQIVQTKAGIHADENAKNLVAKYSKTNKQ
- the mioC gene encoding FMN-binding protein MioC, with the translated sequence MAKFEIIVGSVLGASEYVADALQEILLNYEHSAEIHLTPQLSELDQTAIWLICTSTHGAGDLPDNIQPFAEQLKTQTLNTPFLVVGLGDSSYDTFCHGSIHIENIMLKANAELLFPALHIDVLNHPIPEDAAVKWLKNWLKNNQQIA